A window of Osmerus mordax isolate fOsmMor3 chromosome 11, fOsmMor3.pri, whole genome shotgun sequence genomic DNA:
ATATAGCAATATTTGCACAGGGAAAAATTAATGCAGAGAAATGTGTATAAAAACACCGTAGATGCTGAAATGCCACAAAGATGTTCTATATAGCATTTAATTTCAAATTAAGAAATTGACAACAAGCACTCATTAATCAACATATTATAACGTTTGCGCCATCAATTCAGTAAAGCTTACATAATGGCCCCTTAAAATAAATACTTTAAAAAGAAACAATACAGACAGACTGATGTGAGATCTAGACCAACCAAACCCATAGTTCTGCTGTTAGATGTGAAACCTGAAAATGTTCCACAGAATTTCCAAGCTCTACCCACGGTTCTCCAACCCAAAAGTATTGTATAAACATTTAAGTACTTTGCAAAATACAGAATCTtacaaaaagttttttttctttttttttttacttcttaaAATCACTGTAAAATATTGGCTGGTATAGTAATAAGAAGAACAACAGACCAGGAATTTTCCATGTAGAATAAAAAGTCAGAGAATGTGCTTCTGCATTTTCTACATCTCTATTCACATACATCATGAGCGCGTCATCTGAGTGTTGGACAGGTGTATTGCACAAGGCTGTTCTTCTTCTGACGATCGACTCGCTcgtgtgtggaggtgaagaTGCGTGTCAGTAACCCCACGGTTAAAACGCCCATCCAGAGGCTCCTGGGTCATTGAGACGGTCTCTGGGCTAAGCTTAAAAACAATGCACTTCACAGAGTTCAGGATCCATCCTGTGTTTCATCTAGGACGTTATTATTTCAAACAACGTTGCTCACATTTTTCACGTATAAAAGAATTTGGTTCCATTGAACAGTTCTTCcacttccaaaaaaaaaaaaaaaaaaaaggaaacaaaagCCCTCAAGGGAATATTTCAAGAATACAGGTTACAGTACAAAAACGTGGTCCAAGTTGTATCACATGACACGTGCATGACATATTTATGTTGTCTTCCAGGAACCCCCTGCAGAGACCCAGACGTGTAAACAAATCTAGGCCTCATGGCTTTTCCTTCAACCTTAAGTGCACATGTACCACGTGAAAACGGAGACAGCTCACAGCTCTCCTACTCGGCTCGACACAAGCACTTTCCACCATCAAAGCTTTCTGAGGTCTCAACAGTATCCGTGAATCCATCTCTTGCGATCACTAACACagttctttttttattatttggaCATCAGGATCGTCTAATTATATGCAAAAGACTTTGTGAAACTACTGTATACAAGTTAGACCAGCAACAACAGTGTTTGTAGAAGATACTTCTACTGTAGTTTCGGTGGTTCATCTGTTTATTAACCCAAGGACTTGCATTCATTAAAGGACAAGTGGGTGATACTGTAAAAGGATGTCAAAGGATGTCACTAAAGGCATTCGGGGTTGAGCTACGTATGTGTGATGAGCTAATCACTCTCAGACTAGCATAATCAAACAGGAAGTACCAGACCAAATTCCAACTACTGCCAGTGCAAAGGCTTGACAAAGCCTCGCACTCACATTTCCAATCCTCGATCAATATGTACATTTGAGGTGCAGAAAAAAAAACGCAATGGGAAAAAAATTGAACTTAAAATAAATTCTCTAGGCACTGTTGATTTCCAAGGCTTATTTGTAGCAGATTGTGAAAAACGGTtagaaaacaaatataaaaacTGAATCACAGAGTGATGGTTCTGCCAACCAAACACTTTTTCCTACATTCCAGTATCCTCCAGTCAGCCCACACAACTAAACAGACTCGCTCCAAGTTCTACAATGGAGAGACCAGCAAGTGTCGAAAGGATAAGTGTGAAGTTGAAGTCTTTAAGGTTAAGCATCTGTTTTCTTAAACCTGGCTTACACCCTTTCACGTTTTTCAACCTGACCCTTCAGGCCATGATCTTCTGGGGGATCTCTATGGAAGCTTTGAGGAAGACAGAGTTGTCTCGAATGTAGTTCCTCTTCTTAATCTCTTCGTGGGAGATGAACTTGGGGTAGCCAAACCCCAGGGTGCTCTCGTCCAGCGAGTTGCGGGTGCTGCAGGGTTTCTGGAAGTTCTTCCAGTTGGGGTCCGGGTTGAAGGTCTCCGTGATGTGCTGGGCCTTGGACAGCGACGGGTCGCTCTGGTCCAGGATGGAGAAGGTCACCTTGTAGGAGAAGGGCCATTCCAGAAGGTTGTCGTACTCCCCTGGGAGCACGCGGATGTAGATGGACAGGTGGGAACCTTCCCCGCTGCCATTACCGTTCAGGAAGGCCGACACCTGCAGCTTGTAGCCATAGCGATGGGTGTAGAAGGGTGGGCTGAAGAACTCGTGGTTGTTCCGGAGCTTGGCCTCCTGGAGTTTGCGGGAGTAGTCGCTGAGCTTCCAGATGAGGACTCCGTCGTGGCTGACGgacagctcctccatctccctcctcatctccaggATCTCCTGGCGTTGGCGGCCCACCAGGTTGCACATCATGGTCAGATGGGACTTGGTGGTGTCTTCCAGGTGGCGGCCGATCGCCAGCTTGGGGCACTgccaggaaggagaggaagctggttaggaggagtgtgtgggaggaagggggaaggcaGGGAACTGTTTCACACCCACTGTACACTAAAAGCGTCTTCACACTGACACTGAATATGATTTCTGATCAGCTGGTCTGTTGTGCGCCTGCCTTACATATTTATGTTTTTCTCGTCTGAACATCTGTACCCAAGCTTTGACACCTTCCCCACCGGAGGGAGAGACAGCTATGCATTTTGTCAGACCATCTGCATTAAAAACAGCAAACAAGCCCAGAGCCTGAAAGCCGTCTGCTCCTCCGTGCTAAGCGCTCGTCCGCATTTCTTTATGCTGACGTCAgtttcaaaaataaataaacagaaaTGTGCTGTCAGACTGAGTGTGACTCATTAATATTAAGCCTACAGGCTCAGCGTTGCGTGTTCAAGACAATCATTGCTGTGGACGTATCTACATGCAAATCGGAGCTGAAAACACAGCATCAAAAACaagtagagagggtacaatttctggggaaattgtagggtgtgcttgcttgcgtcggttgcacaggggtccgttttttaatgacatttttacaactgatatttctgtatattttatataaaaatgtatagggcctacttattatttataaagattacatagatttaaaagcatcttttttttgctgctcaggttgtctatgtagtccaaatattgactgatccttaggggggcgaaaataaacaataataaataatatatatgtgagagaacaaaggttgtgcccttgccgaaggcaaagcacacccaatgtgGAACAAAAGCCCATGGGAGGATATGGGAGGGAGTTACGTGACAACGATAAAACACTGACTATAAACAAACTTGTGTAAAcaaagtggagaggagaagatgttTGTGAGACTGTgtagacggagggaggaggttgTCCTTACCCTGTGTTTGCAGCCTGCATCTTTGAACGGGCAGAGGACCAGGGCACTGCCGCAATTCTCCTTCACATGGTTCGCCAGGTCCTCCCTGGCGATGTTGGGTGTACCACACTGGTTTGGGCACTGGACAGGGAACCGTGGGCAGTGGTACTGGTGGttctgagggacagagagacagacgatGTTGAGAATCGACTCATCTTACACACCGTCGCTATGGAAGCAGCGATAACAATAAGACACATTGACACAAATGCCTGTGGCCCCTCGCCTTGAAGGAAAAACACAGTGTATAATGGGAAACAAATGATAGTCTAtgaaaatgaatgaatggaGTAACGAGTGGAATGTTGAGCTCAGCTCGCTGAGTCCAGTCATCATGAGGCCCGTTTCCATAGAGGCGGCCGTGGTTTTTCAGGGCTTGTGAATTAGCTCAgtgttgaggaggagaggaggatgtgaCGGCCTTCTGGGCCAGCGAACAGAAGGTGTGTAGAGGCAGGTGTTGCCGGAGTGGGCATTGCCAGGGAAAACAGCAGTGGGCGCACTCACTGAGCTGGCACTGGGGGCTGAGGCAGCATGAAAGCCAGCGTTCATGCTGCCAAGGGGCCCCACGCCCTCTCGCCGTAGAGGCTGAAAACCTCCTTCTTCCTTCACTGAGAATGCTCTGTTCCGCTatcagacacaggcacacaggggaAGGAACCCTCTCTATAACCACCCCCCTAAACTGATACACTGAATCCTTTCTGCACAGGACACAGTAGGGTCTCTGAGGAGCCCAGTCGAGCCAGTTGATTTATTAATAAACAATACAGCTAAATAATCTACTCATTTACATGATCAAAACAGTCCAggtctatgtgtgtgagagtgtgtgtgcatgtataggGGTGTTGTCAACCGACCTGGATGGTGTCAAAGACGAACTCCTTGCCGCAGTACTTGCAGGGCTGTGTGCGTTTGGGACACTCGGCCATGCTGTGCTGGGATAGGAGCCTGCGCATCATCCTTGCCCCACACTTATTCTCACAGTACACACTTTCCTGGGGGCAGATGCCCTGGTGGTTCTGTGGGAACAGGAGAAACACAGTATTATTGAACACTATTGATGCCAAATTGCATATTATgtttatgaagaaaaaaaaagaagactttTACAAGTTGATGGTAGAAGTGAACCTCTATATTAAGCGTACAGTATACACCACAGTAATAAATGTCATTTATACATTTTAAGAGTGGGGTTGTTCCAATTGGCTGTATAAAAATcttggtgttgttttatgatctGCGCCTGGGTATGGCTGACTAATTCCTACACATAAAATCTGGAGCCGTATTAATTATTGTGTTATGGCGTGCAGACAGGGGCCACGTTGGCCTTGTGTCAGCAGGAGGGCGCGTCTGTTGGGACTGACTGAGGTGTTAGTAAGCTAAGCCTTGGGGACCCttcagtgctctctctctctctctccgtagaAAAACACACGTTATGAAAGGATCCCAGTTCTGCTCTTTCCACACACTCCTGTAAGCGTGCTGGTTCCAAACACCCTGCCAACCCCTTCGAGACATGAGCACACCAGGCGTCCAACAGCTGATGCGGCAAAGACTGCCTTTAACGTGAGGCTTGAAACGTGCTGCCTTCACCAGTTTGCTTCTTCTAGACAAGAACAAGATCAGACAAAAAGATTCTCTCCGTTTCTATTTCGCAGTTTACCTCGTAAGCCTCCCCGGTGAACTCGCTCCCACAGAACTCGCACTTGACCTTGCGCTTGGGGCAGTCGTGCTGCAGGTGGTCAGGCAGGTCGCGACGCGTCAGCTTGATGGAGCAGCGGTTGGGACATGGGATCACATTGAAGGCGCAGGTGGAGAAGTGGccctgagggagggaagaagaagagagggagggagggagggagggagggagggagggagggagggagggagggagggagggagggagggagggagggagggagggagggagggagggagggagggagggagggagggagggagggagggagggaggagaaatgtGTCAGCAGCCAGACACGCTCACTCGGCCTACGTCTAGTCAGAACCAGAAAAACCACACAAcgtgaaagaagaagaagaccccTCTCTGGTCTTGAATCCAACAGGTCAGGGTTGgaaaggagaagggaagggagaaatacagaaaaatccaGGATACAAGAGAGACGATGGAGAGGGTAAAAGGCTTGAGAGCCAGAAGTAAGGTCCATCAGACAGcgacagaggtggaggaagaacaaggagagagaggtggaggaggaacaaggagagaggtggaggaggaacaaggagagaggtggaggaggaacaaggagagagaggtggaggaggaacaaggagagaggtaaaggaggaacaaggagagagaggtggaggaggaagaaggagagaggtggaggaggaacaaggagagagaggtgaaggaagaacaaggagagagaggtggaggaggaacaaggagagagaggtggaggaggaacaaggagagagaggtggaggaggaacaaggagagaggtggaggaggaacaaggagagagaggtgaaggaagaacaaggagagaggggtggaggaggaacaaggagagaggtggaggaggaacaaggagagagaggtgaaggaagaacaaggagagaggtggaggaggaacaaggagagagaggtagaggaggaacaaggagagagatggaggaggaacaaggagagagatggaggaggaacaaGTAGAGATAGGTGAAGGaagaacaaggagagagaggtggaggaggaacaaggagagaggtggaggaggaacaaggagagagaggtggaggaggaacaaggagagaggtggaggaggaacaaggagagagaggccactGACCTGCAGCTGCTTCATCTGACCGGTCCAGCGACAGCCCTCCTCACTGTGGATACAGCGGATGGGCAGAGCTAGAATCTGCTGCTCCAGCTCTGGGTCTGGGTAGATCTGAGGAACACAGACACCCCAGGATCAGCACACGGATGTCTGCATGCAGGAAGATCTAGGACCCAGAGGGCTCCTCGTGGTGGTGGTAACTATGGTGGTAGCAGTGCCTCATAATACAGGCTGAACTACAGTATTATATCATAATGCTGTAATGGATGGTCATCTGACCTAATCATGGAACAGCGTTATCACCAGTGTCGTGCTCATAAAATAAGGAAATAACTTTTTAATGAATCTCATTTCAAATAAATTGAACAGGGCTGAGGTTAGTGAGACCAGTGGAAGAAGAGCAGACATTTCATTCCCCCTGTCACTGATCAAGTGGGACGAGGTGTTTTCTGATCCAATCAAGGCAAATCCTCTCCCTACAGAACTGTGTTTTCTGGATTTACAGatttatacacactcacatacagtaaGTCAACACATGCAAGGCAGCTCAGCGTGGATCTTAGCCCCCGTGGTGAACCGGCTGCTTGTGTCACATGAGAGCACTGAACAAACAAGAAAAGTAATTTCATCAAAataccagcccccccccaccaataAACTGTAGACACCAGCACTTTTCTCAGTTTGAAAGTCATGTACACCAAAACAATGATGTGTTTAACAACAGTCAGGACATAGTATATTTTGTAAACCAACTGAAAGATCCTTATGGCAAGCCAAAGGTAAATGTGCCAGTAGAGTAAATATTACATTAGACAAGAGTCTATTCTTGAGCTTTCAAGCTAAACTTTCTACTTAATTGTACTTAATTGGCCTCTTAAGCAGACATGTCAAAATTAATAAAACAGACGTTTGCAATTTTAACTGGGGATGATAATTAATTATGAATCACATCAAGCTTTCATGAGCAGAGCCTTGAGTTGGAGAGGACCTTCAACAAAGACTGAAGCTACCAGCTCTCCAACAGTGCCTCGCAAAGTAATCCATTCACATATAGGAAGGCCACTGAATCAATTTCCAACTGTAATCATGTGCTCTAAGACAAGAAGCTGGAAAAAAGGATAAAGTAAACTGTAACACTCATTGTTCCAGACTTGAAGTCGGCAGGGGACCGTAATAATGACCGTTTAATAACATAGTCTCTGGCGGATCAAGGGAGTAAGCTCTTTGGAGCTCAAAGTTGTGTtttgctctgtctgtgtttggccAAACTCAGCTGCAGCCAAGTCCACAGTACATCCTTCTAACTACAGcagtctcactcctctc
This region includes:
- the traf4a gene encoding TNF receptor-associated factor 4a, with amino-acid sequence MPGFDYKFLEKPKRRFQCPLCSKAMREPVQVSTCGHRFCDTCLQEFLSEGVFKCPEDQLPLDYAKIYPDPELEQQILALPIRCIHSEEGCRWTGQMKQLQGHFSTCAFNVIPCPNRCSIKLTRRDLPDHLQHDCPKRKVKCEFCGSEFTGEAYENHQGICPQESVYCENKCGARMMRRLLSQHSMAECPKRTQPCKYCGKEFVFDTIQNHQYHCPRFPVQCPNQCGTPNIAREDLANHVKENCGSALVLCPFKDAGCKHRCPKLAIGRHLEDTTKSHLTMMCNLVGRQRQEILEMRREMEELSVSHDGVLIWKLSDYSRKLQEAKLRNNHEFFSPPFYTHRYGYKLQVSAFLNGNGSGEGSHLSIYIRVLPGEYDNLLEWPFSYKVTFSILDQSDPSLSKAQHITETFNPDPNWKNFQKPCSTRNSLDESTLGFGYPKFISHEEIKKRNYIRDNSVFLKASIEIPQKIMA